The following nucleotide sequence is from Planifilum fimeticola.
AGTTCGCACAATGACTTGAGCATGGCTCCGAAGATGCCGGACCACCTGGAAACGTCGACGCTGGAAGGGAAGAACAAGATTCTCGGCGTGTGGTTTTTCATCGGGGCCGAGACGGTGCTGTTCGCCTCCCTGTTCGGCACGTACCTTGCCCTGAAGAACCAGCACATGGACGGCCCCTCATCCCAGGAACTGTTCAACATCTGGATGGTGGCCGTGATGACGGTGGCCCTGCTGACGAGCAGCTTGACCAGCGTGCTGGGGATCGTCAGCATGCACCGCAACAATCTTCAACGGACCCTGTTTTGGTTCGGCGTGACGGTACTGCTGGGTGCCACATTCTTGGGGCTGGAGATCTACGAGTTCTATGAGTACACCCATCTCGGGCATCACTTCACCGGCAGCGCCTTCGCATCGGCCTTCTACACGCTGGTGGGAACCCACGGATCCCACGTTCTCTTCGGGATTCTCTGGATCACCAGCCTGATCATTCAGGTTCGAAAACAAGGGCTCACTCCGGTGACCGCTCCCAAACTGTACGTGTCCAGCCTGTATTGGCACTTCATCGACGTCATCTGGGTGTTCATCTTCACCGTCGTCTATCTTCTCGGAAAGGTGGGGTAAGCCGTGGCGACCGATTCCAAAACCACTGCACAGGGTGCGCCGAAAAATCCGTCGGATCGTTCCCGTAAACACCTGATCGCCTTTGCCGTCATGATGGTTCTGACGGCAATCGCATTCGCGGCAGTGGCCACGGGAGCCCTTCCCGTAGCCGCACTGGTTACGCTTCTATTGATCATGGCGGCGATTCAAGTGGTTATCCAGTTCTTTACCTTCATGCACCTGGATCAGAAGGGCCACTTTTTCCCCATCT
It contains:
- a CDS encoding cytochrome C oxidase subunit IV family protein yields the protein MATDSKTTAQGAPKNPSDRSRKHLIAFAVMMVLTAIAFAAVATGALPVAALVTLLLIMAAIQVVIQFFTFMHLDQKGHFFPIFFTGAGLLFAVVVVLGVWLLL
- a CDS encoding cytochrome (ubi)quinol oxidase subunit III; the encoded protein is MSSHNDLSMAPKMPDHLETSTLEGKNKILGVWFFIGAETVLFASLFGTYLALKNQHMDGPSSQELFNIWMVAVMTVALLTSSLTSVLGIVSMHRNNLQRTLFWFGVTVLLGATFLGLEIYEFYEYTHLGHHFTGSAFASAFYTLVGTHGSHVLFGILWITSLIIQVRKQGLTPVTAPKLYVSSLYWHFIDVIWVFIFTVVYLLGKVG